The following nucleotide sequence is from Synchiropus splendidus isolate RoL2022-P1 chromosome 1, RoL_Sspl_1.0, whole genome shotgun sequence.
TACAACTAAAATACTACGATTATAataggaaaaagaaataatacatATGAGTAATGATTACAAGCAGTTGGACAATGTAGTAGTATTGCCAAGATAATACTAGAGCTGCATCAGATACTGATGCTCCTGGACATGTGATGGTACAATGATGCTTTGCACGGTTTTCATTGTAATAAATTTTTAATGAAACTTTTTATACATAATAATAGTGCTTTCTGAAGCTGTAAAAGGTTTCACTTGGACTTTTAACttttttaacaataataacCATGACTTTAACTTATTTATTAAAATCATGCTATTTGATACATTTCTGATTATGAAAGAAATTGAATATTGTGAAAGATATTTACAACACTAACATGAAAAATGCCAATTAATTTCTAACATCAAAGTCTGAAATGTCTTCTTTTGAAGCCTCTTGTTGTAAGTGATCAAATAACAGTTACTATACTATTATTACTAGTAGTAATTGACAGTaattgacaataataataacactttaTTTATATAGAACCTTTCCGAGTCAGTTTCCAGAAAGCACTTAAAAGAACTTGAGTTCTTACCCTCTCCATTGGTGTCGTCACCATTTGTGAGTTCGTACAGAGTAAACACTGTGTTGACCATACCGTATTTAGACACCTgcgtgtgaaaaaaacaaaacaaatactcAACTCTTGTTTACAAAGAAGAAAagaacacttgtttttttttacagcaacaACTGTTTCCATTGTAAACTTGGGATTTATCGCCAGCACTCAATATCAGCCATGTTGTCATTCTTCTACACGACTCACCCACTGGTATATGATCTTGCCCCATTCCTCCGGGCGTCGCCACATGACTAAACATCGTGTCTTGTCTTTGTCCAGCCACTCTAGATTTCCTGCGGTCAGAAGGAGAACGTTGATATGGAGGACAGCAGACTCGGAACTTGCCACATTGTGATTGCTGCGCTACCCTTTTTCCTAAGTTCCTCGAACACCACCTGGATTGCCTCCATGGAAAGTTTTCCTGTTGCTGAGTCAAGGACATTCAGTGGAAAGCTTCACCGCGACATAACAGTCGTAAGATTAACAATATAGCACTTGCTCAAATGTATAAAAATGCAAACGAATTAATGAGTAAGCCAACCTGAACCAGGGAGTTTAGAGGATGGAAGTGATTTcccaaataataaaaacaacaaaagggaTGGATCAATGTGAAACAACACTTGACATCTAGACATATCAACTTCAGTGCTAGTTATCAACAGTACAGGTGTACAAACATCATGCGCTATAGACAACTTTCCCCCAGTAACTTTCTCGTGCACAGATAAAGAGCAACCCCAGAAGTCAACATACAATTCACTTCAATATCACAAGGACCAATTGCCATTTTCCACTAGTTGTCATGCAATTTCAGGAAGAAAGTCCCAAAGAATTAGTCACAGATGCAGAGGATACGTTCTATTTCCTTGTTGTGGAACACGGGGCTCTCTTGTGCCTCCATGACATCCAGCGTGTAGAGTTTGTGATGGCGCCA
It contains:
- the vps25 gene encoding vacuolar protein-sorting-associated protein 25 → MSFEWPWQYNFPPFFTLQPNVDTRQKQLAAWCSLALSYWRHHKLYTLDVMEAQESPVFHNKEIERKLSMEAIQVVFEELRKKGNLEWLDKDKTRCLVMWRRPEEWGKIIYQWVSKYGMVNTVFTLYELTNGDDTNGEEFHGLEDWMLQRSLQALETEGKAKLFTINDGKGVKFF